A window of Streptomyces marispadix contains these coding sequences:
- a CDS encoding carbohydrate ABC transporter permease, whose translation MPITPATVLLLLFLAGPIAYCAYIAFTDMQLTGQASASFVGFDNFKKAFGDANFRNSVVLTLIFTLVSSILGQNTLGLTLASLMARSTKFVRSVTGAVVICAWVLPEIVAGFLLYTFFSKEGTLNEILAFLHLPSQNWLFTLPIMAVSFANVWRGTAFSMLVYSAALSEIPKEVTESAEVDGAGSWQRLWHITLPMIRRSIGTNLMLNTLQTLSVFGLIWAMTRGGPGNRSQTLPIFMYDQAFNKSLIGYGTAVALLLLVVGALFSVVYLRLMREEV comes from the coding sequence CTGCCCATCACCCCGGCGACCGTCCTGCTGCTGCTCTTCCTCGCCGGGCCCATCGCCTACTGCGCGTACATCGCCTTCACCGACATGCAGTTGACGGGGCAGGCCTCGGCATCCTTCGTCGGATTCGACAACTTCAAGAAGGCCTTCGGGGACGCGAACTTCCGCAACTCCGTCGTCCTGACGCTGATCTTCACCCTCGTCTCGTCCATCCTCGGCCAGAACACGCTCGGGCTGACGCTGGCCTCGCTGATGGCGCGCTCGACCAAGTTCGTACGGTCGGTGACCGGGGCCGTCGTGATCTGCGCCTGGGTGCTCCCGGAGATCGTGGCCGGCTTTCTGCTCTACACCTTCTTCAGCAAGGAGGGCACGCTCAACGAGATCCTGGCGTTCCTCCATCTGCCGTCCCAGAACTGGCTGTTCACACTGCCGATCATGGCCGTCTCCTTCGCGAACGTCTGGCGGGGTACGGCCTTCTCGATGCTCGTCTACTCCGCGGCGCTCTCGGAGATCCCCAAAGAGGTGACGGAGTCGGCCGAGGTGGACGGCGCCGGCTCCTGGCAGCGGCTGTGGCACATCACGCTGCCGATGATCCGCCGCTCCATCGGCACCAATCTGATGCTCAACACCCTCCAGACGCTCTCGGTCTTCGGGCTCATCTGGGCCATGACGCGAGGCGGTCCGGGCAACCGCAGCCAGACGCTGCCGATCTTCATGTACGACCAGGCGTTCAACAAGTCCCTCATCGGCTACGGCACCGCGGTGGCGCTGCTGCTGCTGGTGGTCGGCGCGCTGTTCTCGGTCGTCTATCTGCGCCTGATGCGCGAGGAGGTCTGA
- a CDS encoding chitinase — MAPHLTPRRRIALALAAALTGSAALAVNAYATADKSEGNDTAKAKAAAPSGLNGPYLYLGWGNPPKAADLLKETGLTQLTMAFVLSDGGCSPAWDGSRPLEGGQDAETIKAVQDAGGDITPSIGGWSGSKLGEVCSSAEELAGAYQKVIDAYGLKSIDVDIESTEFENAESRQRVIDALKIVKEKDADTKVYLTFGTTPQGPNANGKDLIKKGADAGLDVDGWTIMPFDFGDGTTDMAAATKSAVDGLAKTVGEAYGISTDDAYRKVGFSSMNGKTDVEGESVSPSDFQAMVDYAKEHHLARASFWSVNRDRPCDGGGADSCGGIDQKPWEFSKILAGYTG; from the coding sequence GTGGCCCCCCACCTCACGCCGCGCAGACGGATCGCACTCGCGCTCGCCGCTGCCCTCACCGGCTCGGCGGCCCTCGCGGTCAACGCGTACGCCACCGCGGACAAGAGCGAAGGCAACGACACCGCCAAGGCGAAGGCCGCCGCACCGAGCGGGCTCAACGGCCCGTATCTCTACCTCGGTTGGGGCAACCCGCCGAAGGCCGCCGACCTGCTCAAGGAGACCGGCCTGACCCAGCTCACCATGGCGTTCGTCCTCTCCGACGGCGGCTGCTCGCCCGCCTGGGACGGCAGCAGGCCACTGGAGGGCGGCCAGGACGCAGAGACCATCAAGGCCGTACAGGACGCGGGCGGCGACATCACCCCGTCCATAGGCGGCTGGAGCGGCAGCAAGCTCGGCGAAGTGTGCTCCAGCGCCGAGGAGTTGGCCGGCGCGTACCAGAAGGTCATCGACGCGTACGGGCTGAAGTCGATCGACGTGGACATCGAGTCGACGGAGTTCGAGAACGCCGAGAGCCGCCAGCGCGTCATCGACGCACTGAAGATCGTCAAGGAGAAGGACGCTGACACCAAGGTCTATCTGACCTTCGGCACGACGCCACAGGGCCCCAACGCCAACGGCAAGGACCTCATCAAGAAGGGCGCCGACGCCGGACTCGACGTCGACGGCTGGACGATCATGCCGTTCGACTTCGGCGACGGGACCACCGACATGGCGGCGGCCACCAAGTCCGCGGTGGACGGCCTGGCCAAGACGGTAGGCGAGGCGTACGGCATCTCCACCGACGACGCCTACCGCAAGGTCGGCTTCTCCTCCATGAACGGCAAGACCGACGTGGAGGGTGAGTCGGTGTCACCGTCCGACTTCCAGGCGATGGTCGACTACGCCAAGGAACACCACCTGGCGCGGGCGAGCTTCTGGTCCGTCAACCGCGACCGCCCCTGCGACGGCGGCGGCGCCGACTCCTGCGGCGGCATCGACCAGAAGCCCTGGGAGTTCTCCAAGATCCTTGCGGGCTATACGGGTTGA
- a CDS encoding extracellular solute-binding protein — MSVMPARSTSPLVLSIAAVLAAGTLTACGGGAAGDPDTIKIAFPKDTDNKVTVRDNYVKDMAEEFEKKNKGKKVKIIPIQASAQDYVTKLQQMMRSPKTAPDLVYEDTFLINSDIKSGYLRPLDDYVGKWDDWKKFDSTAKTAAKAQDGKIYGIPDGTDTRALWFNKKIFKKAGLPEDWQPKTWDDVLEAARTVKKKAPDKIPLNVFTGKGVGEAAAMQGFEMLLYGTGQDPLYDKKSKKWVKGSKGFKDSLDFVKTVYGEKLGPEVDQALSPTMQTKVVTDLLPKEKLAIALDGSWLGQQWLKTGGSPWPEWDETMGMAPMPTQNGEAPGEVSMSGGWTWSIPQKSKNPDLAWKMIQHMQSQKNAVEWCVRGAQIAVREDVAADPKYLKSMPGIKFFTKRVDNTEYRPTLPVYPQVSTAIQEAMEGVTTGDSSVEEAAKSYDEQLESITDGAVVEK; from the coding sequence ATGTCCGTGATGCCCGCGCGCTCCACCTCTCCCCTGGTCCTCAGCATCGCCGCCGTCCTCGCCGCAGGCACTCTCACCGCCTGCGGCGGGGGCGCGGCCGGCGATCCCGACACGATCAAGATCGCCTTCCCGAAGGACACGGACAACAAGGTCACCGTCAGGGACAACTACGTCAAAGACATGGCCGAGGAGTTCGAGAAGAAGAACAAGGGCAAGAAGGTCAAGATCATTCCGATCCAGGCCTCCGCCCAGGACTACGTCACAAAACTCCAGCAGATGATGCGCTCCCCGAAGACCGCGCCGGACCTGGTCTACGAGGACACCTTCCTCATCAACTCCGACATCAAGAGCGGCTATCTCCGCCCGCTGGACGACTACGTCGGCAAGTGGGACGACTGGAAGAAGTTCGACTCCACGGCGAAGACGGCTGCCAAGGCGCAGGACGGAAAGATCTACGGCATCCCCGACGGCACCGACACCCGTGCGCTGTGGTTCAACAAGAAGATATTCAAGAAGGCCGGGCTGCCCGAGGACTGGCAGCCCAAGACCTGGGACGACGTGCTCGAGGCCGCCCGTACGGTCAAGAAGAAGGCACCGGACAAGATCCCGCTGAACGTCTTCACGGGCAAGGGAGTCGGCGAGGCCGCCGCCATGCAGGGCTTCGAGATGCTGCTGTACGGCACCGGCCAGGACCCGCTGTACGACAAGAAGTCGAAGAAGTGGGTCAAGGGCAGCAAGGGCTTCAAGGACAGCCTGGACTTCGTCAAGACCGTCTACGGCGAGAAGCTGGGTCCCGAGGTCGACCAGGCGCTGAGCCCGACCATGCAGACCAAGGTGGTCACCGACCTGCTGCCCAAGGAGAAGCTCGCCATCGCCCTCGACGGCTCCTGGCTCGGGCAGCAGTGGCTCAAGACGGGCGGCAGCCCGTGGCCCGAGTGGGACGAGACCATGGGCATGGCCCCCATGCCGACCCAGAACGGGGAGGCCCCGGGCGAGGTGAGCATGTCCGGCGGCTGGACCTGGTCGATTCCCCAGAAGTCGAAGAACCCCGACCTGGCCTGGAAGATGATCCAGCACATGCAGAGCCAGAAGAACGCGGTCGAATGGTGCGTTCGCGGGGCGCAGATCGCAGTGCGCGAGGATGTCGCGGCCGACCCGAAGTACCTCAAGTCGATGCCCGGCATCAAGTTCTTCACCAAGCGGGTCGACAACACCGAGTACCGTCCCACGCTGCCCGTCTATCCCCAGGTCTCGACCGCCATCCAGGAGGCCATGGAAGGCGTGACCACCGGGGACTCGTCGGTCGAAGAGGCCGCCAAGTCCTATGACGAGCAACTGGAGTCGATCACGGACGGAGCGGTCGTCGAGAAGTGA
- a CDS encoding carbohydrate ABC transporter permease produces the protein MAAISEAPAPEAAAGPAPRRPRVRPGSKLSRTTRQRLAADLGLLVILGAFVLPLLWLIFASVDTDPSMKVAPPSGLTADNFSKVLTDEITFTPMLNSMLLCGSATLMTVTAAALAAYPLSRYKARFSRPYLLTILFSTCLPITAVMVPVYALFVQVNLIDTMHGTSFFLATSQLPFAIWLMKNFMDGVPVALEEAAWTDGASWFQALTKVILPLMGPGFAVVTVYSFIQMWGNFFVPFMLLITPEQLPASVSIFTFFGNLGSIAFGELAAFSILYSTPVLLLYILISKRLGGGFTLGGAVKG, from the coding sequence ATGGCAGCCATCTCCGAAGCCCCCGCCCCCGAGGCCGCGGCGGGGCCGGCTCCCCGGCGGCCCCGGGTACGCCCAGGTTCGAAGCTCAGCCGCACCACGCGGCAGCGGCTGGCCGCCGACCTCGGACTGCTCGTCATCCTGGGGGCGTTCGTGCTCCCGCTCCTGTGGCTGATCTTCGCGTCGGTCGACACCGACCCGTCCATGAAGGTCGCACCGCCGTCGGGCCTCACCGCCGACAACTTCTCAAAGGTGCTCACCGACGAGATCACCTTCACGCCGATGCTCAACAGCATGCTGCTGTGCGGCAGTGCGACGCTGATGACGGTGACGGCGGCAGCGCTGGCCGCCTATCCCCTCTCCCGCTACAAGGCGCGCTTCTCCCGCCCGTACCTGCTGACCATCCTCTTCAGCACCTGCCTGCCGATCACAGCCGTCATGGTGCCGGTCTACGCACTCTTCGTTCAGGTCAACCTGATCGACACCATGCACGGCACGTCCTTCTTCCTCGCCACGTCCCAACTGCCCTTCGCGATCTGGCTGATGAAGAACTTCATGGACGGCGTGCCAGTGGCGCTGGAGGAGGCGGCCTGGACGGACGGAGCGAGCTGGTTCCAGGCGCTGACGAAGGTGATCCTCCCGCTGATGGGTCCGGGGTTCGCCGTGGTGACCGTCTACAGCTTCATCCAGATGTGGGGCAACTTCTTCGTCCCGTTCATGCTGCTCATCACGCCCGAGCAACTCCCCGCGTCCGTCAGCATCTTCACCTTCTTCGGCAACCTCGGCTCCATCGCCTTCGGTGAGCTCGCCGCGTTCTCGATCCTCTACTCCACGCCGGTGCTGCTGCTGTACATCCTGATCTCGAAGCGGCTGGGCGGAGGGTTCACGCTCGGCGGTGCGGTCAAGGGCTGA
- a CDS encoding sensor histidine kinase: MRTPRAPRPPRSLAGQLFAMQVVLVAAVVAGCAVFAYVTDRMQAEESARHRSSATAGAIARSPSVREAIRGPRPSEELQPYAEKVRHDTGVTFITIMNTEGIRWTHPDPERIGGRFVGHIGQAVKGRTFHETYTGTLGPSVRVVTPIWDHGRVVGLVSAGIAVDTITEELRRQVAALLAVAGGALALGGIGTYVINARLRRHTHGMNAAELSRMHDYHQATLHAVREGLLMLDGQKRVALVNDGARELLGLRGTGRDAGERDARGRDGAGERDRRQGDGEAPVVLGRSVADLGLPRALTGALLASEPRVDEVHLTDDRVIVVNTSPVDGGEQRGTVVTLRDHTELQSLAGELDSVRGFAEALRSQAHESANRLHTVVSLIELGRTDEAVEFATEELELAQALTDEVVAAVAEPVLAALLLGKAAQASERGVELSLSPGSHIDDGLLPPSLPHRDVVTVLGNLIDNAVDAAADSGAAQGTSRQGTSRQGTSRVGVTVCGERDADGATAALLLKVADSGPGVPREAAESVFERGWTTKSPSSSRSSSPSSSPPSSRPDGGQDHGIGASDGDGNHSSNGGGSSTASGTPGNPGNRGDLARGPARGLGLALVRQTVRRHGGTVEVGQGPYGGAEFTVRLPLSGGER; encoded by the coding sequence ATGCGCACTCCCCGTGCACCCCGGCCTCCCAGGAGCCTCGCAGGGCAGCTCTTCGCCATGCAGGTCGTGCTGGTCGCGGCGGTGGTGGCCGGATGCGCGGTCTTCGCCTACGTCACGGACCGTATGCAGGCGGAGGAGTCGGCCCGCCACCGCTCGTCGGCGACGGCCGGTGCGATCGCACGTTCCCCGTCCGTACGGGAGGCGATACGCGGGCCGCGGCCGAGCGAGGAGCTGCAACCGTACGCGGAGAAGGTGCGCCACGACACCGGAGTCACGTTCATCACGATCATGAACACCGAGGGCATCCGCTGGACGCATCCCGACCCCGAGCGGATCGGGGGCCGCTTCGTCGGGCACATAGGGCAGGCGGTGAAGGGGCGCACGTTCCACGAGACGTACACGGGGACGCTCGGCCCGTCGGTTCGCGTCGTGACGCCGATCTGGGACCACGGGCGGGTGGTGGGCCTGGTCAGCGCGGGCATCGCCGTGGACACCATCACCGAGGAGCTACGACGCCAGGTGGCGGCGTTGCTCGCTGTCGCGGGCGGCGCGCTGGCACTCGGCGGCATAGGCACGTATGTGATCAACGCACGGCTGAGGCGCCACACTCACGGCATGAACGCGGCCGAGCTGAGTCGTATGCACGACTACCACCAGGCGACCCTGCACGCGGTGCGCGAGGGGCTGCTGATGCTGGACGGGCAGAAGCGAGTGGCACTCGTCAACGACGGTGCGCGCGAACTGCTGGGGCTGCGCGGCACCGGACGGGACGCAGGAGAGCGAGACGCACGAGGACGGGACGGCGCCGGGGAGCGCGACCGGCGTCAGGGGGACGGGGAAGCGCCCGTGGTCCTGGGGCGCAGCGTGGCGGACCTGGGGCTGCCGCGGGCACTGACGGGCGCGCTGCTGGCGTCCGAGCCCCGAGTCGACGAGGTTCATCTCACCGACGACCGCGTGATCGTCGTCAACACCTCGCCGGTGGACGGCGGTGAGCAGCGCGGCACCGTGGTGACGCTGCGGGACCACACCGAACTCCAGTCGCTCGCGGGCGAGTTGGATTCCGTACGCGGCTTCGCGGAGGCGCTGCGCTCACAGGCGCACGAGTCGGCGAACCGGCTGCACACCGTGGTCTCCCTGATCGAACTGGGCCGTACGGACGAGGCGGTGGAGTTCGCCACGGAGGAGCTGGAGCTGGCACAGGCGCTCACCGACGAGGTGGTGGCTGCCGTGGCGGAACCGGTGCTCGCCGCGCTGCTGCTGGGCAAGGCGGCACAGGCCAGCGAGCGGGGAGTGGAACTGTCGCTGAGCCCCGGCAGCCACATCGACGACGGGCTGCTGCCGCCCTCCCTCCCCCACCGTGACGTGGTCACCGTGCTGGGCAACCTGATCGACAACGCGGTCGACGCGGCGGCCGACTCCGGTGCCGCACAGGGGACTTCACGACAGGGGACTTCACGACAGGGCACTTCACGTGTGGGGGTGACCGTATGCGGCGAACGGGACGCGGACGGCGCCACGGCCGCGCTGCTGCTCAAGGTCGCCGACTCGGGACCCGGCGTACCGCGGGAGGCGGCCGAGTCGGTCTTCGAGCGGGGCTGGACGACCAAGTCCCCGTCGTCGTCCCGGTCGTCGTCCCCGTCGTCGTCCCCGCCCTCGTCACGGCCGGACGGCGGCCAGGACCACGGAATCGGCGCCAGCGACGGCGACGGCAACCACAGCAGCAACGGCGGTGGCAGCAGCACCGCGTCCGGCACCCCCGGGAACCCCGGCAATCGCGGTGACTTGGCCCGCGGACCCGCCCGCGGTCTCGGCCTGGCCCTGGTGCGCCAGACGGTGCGGCGCCATGGCGGCACCGTCGAGGTCGGCCAAGGGCCCTACGGCGGCGCGGAGTTCACGGTACGGCTGCCCCTTTCCGGAGGCGAGCGATGA
- a CDS encoding cation:dicarboxylate symporter family transporter — MSQQTPPESPAPPERTRTRRDRTHYLYLAVIGAVVLGVAFGFIAPDTAKELKPLGEGFVSLITMMISPVIFVTIVLGVGSVRKATKVGAVGGLALGYFLAMSLVALAIGLVVGNVLDPGHGLQITDEARNAGAAEAKGASASTAEFLLGIIPTTMVSAFTEGEVLQTLLIALLVGFALQAMGPSGEPVLRGIGHLQRLVFRVLAMVMWAAPVGAFGAMAAVVGETGLDALKSLAIIMIGFYVTCVVFVFGVLGLLLKAVTGINVLALFRYLAREFLLILSTSSSESALPRLIAKMEHLGVSRPVVGITVPTGYSFNLDGTMIYLTMASIFVAEAMGDPLTIGQQISLLIFMFVASKGAAGVTGAGLATLAGGLQSHRPELVDGVGLIVGIDRFMSEARALTNFAGNSVATVLVGTWTKEIDRDRVKQVLSGELPFDESSLQDTDAGDDAGGTGGEVPGARSGSPAETVSTSKGDG; from the coding sequence GTGTCCCAGCAGACACCGCCGGAGTCACCGGCGCCGCCCGAGCGGACCCGTACGAGGCGGGACCGCACCCACTATCTGTATCTGGCCGTGATCGGCGCCGTCGTGCTCGGAGTGGCCTTCGGCTTCATCGCGCCCGACACGGCGAAGGAGCTGAAGCCGCTCGGCGAGGGCTTCGTCTCCCTGATCACGATGATGATCTCCCCCGTCATCTTCGTCACGATCGTGCTGGGAGTCGGCTCGGTCCGCAAGGCCACGAAGGTCGGCGCCGTGGGCGGTCTCGCGCTGGGCTACTTCCTGGCGATGTCGCTGGTCGCGCTCGCCATCGGCCTGGTCGTCGGCAACGTCCTCGACCCCGGCCACGGCCTTCAGATCACCGACGAGGCACGCAACGCCGGCGCCGCCGAGGCCAAGGGCGCGAGCGCGAGCACGGCCGAGTTCCTGCTCGGCATCATCCCCACCACGATGGTCTCGGCCTTCACCGAGGGCGAGGTGCTGCAAACGCTCCTGATCGCCCTGCTTGTGGGCTTCGCGCTGCAAGCGATGGGGCCGTCGGGCGAGCCCGTGCTGCGGGGCATCGGCCACCTTCAGCGGCTGGTCTTCCGGGTGCTCGCGATGGTCATGTGGGCGGCTCCGGTCGGTGCCTTCGGCGCCATGGCGGCCGTCGTAGGCGAGACCGGACTCGACGCACTGAAGTCGCTCGCGATCATCATGATCGGCTTCTACGTCACCTGTGTCGTCTTCGTCTTCGGCGTGCTGGGCCTGCTGCTCAAGGCCGTCACCGGGATCAACGTCCTCGCCCTGTTCAGGTACTTGGCGCGTGAGTTCCTGCTGATCCTCTCCACCTCGTCGTCGGAGTCGGCGCTGCCGCGCCTCATCGCGAAGATGGAGCACCTGGGCGTCAGCAGGCCCGTAGTCGGCATCACGGTGCCGACGGGCTACTCCTTCAACCTCGACGGCACGATGATCTATCTGACGATGGCGTCGATCTTCGTGGCCGAGGCGATGGGCGACCCGCTGACGATCGGTCAGCAGATCTCGCTGCTCATCTTCATGTTCGTGGCGTCCAAGGGCGCGGCCGGTGTCACCGGTGCCGGTCTGGCCACGCTCGCGGGCGGCCTTCAGTCCCACAGGCCCGAACTCGTCGACGGCGTCGGCCTGATCGTCGGCATCGACCGCTTCATGAGCGAGGCACGCGCGCTGACGAACTTCGCGGGCAACTCGGTGGCCACGGTCCTGGTCGGCACCTGGACCAAGGAGATCGACCGGGACCGGGTGAAGCAGGTGCTGTCCGGGGAGCTGCCGTTCGACGAGTCCTCGCTCCAGGACACCGACGCGGGCGACGACGCGGGCGGTACGGGCGGAGAGGTGCCCGGGGCGCGCTCAGGTTCCCCGGCCGAGACGGTGTCCACCAGCAAGGGCGACGGCTGA
- a CDS encoding response regulator, translating to MSGPTGGPPEKADAIRVLVVEDDPVTADAHALYVTRVPGFAVAGVAHSRAEALRVLERTTVDLILLDLYLPDGHGLALLRSLRAAGRTTDVFAVTSARDLAVVREGVSLGVVQHVLKPFTFPALRERLRRYAEFRSTTANARGEAASQAEVDAALSGLRATPRTSALPKGLSAVTLEAVTGALREAGEAGLSSSAAAEALGVNRITARRYLEHLVADGSAECSPRYGQVGRPELHYRWRG from the coding sequence ATGAGCGGCCCCACGGGCGGTCCCCCGGAGAAGGCGGACGCGATCCGGGTACTGGTGGTGGAGGACGACCCGGTGACGGCCGACGCACACGCGCTGTACGTCACCCGCGTACCGGGCTTCGCCGTAGCGGGCGTTGCGCATTCGCGCGCCGAGGCGCTGCGCGTGCTGGAGCGTACGACGGTCGATCTGATCCTTCTGGACCTGTATCTGCCGGACGGTCACGGGCTGGCGCTGCTGCGCTCGCTGCGTGCCGCGGGCCGTACGACGGATGTCTTCGCGGTGACCTCCGCCCGCGATCTGGCCGTGGTGCGGGAGGGCGTCTCACTGGGCGTCGTACAGCATGTGCTCAAGCCCTTCACCTTCCCGGCGCTGCGCGAACGGCTGCGCCGCTACGCGGAGTTCCGTTCTACGACGGCGAACGCCCGCGGTGAGGCGGCCAGTCAGGCCGAGGTGGACGCGGCGCTCTCGGGACTGCGCGCCACACCCCGGACCTCCGCTCTGCCCAAGGGACTCAGCGCGGTGACGCTGGAAGCGGTGACGGGTGCGCTGCGCGAGGCAGGCGAGGCGGGGCTCTCATCGAGCGCGGCGGCCGAGGCCCTCGGCGTCAACAGGATCACCGCACGGCGCTACTTGGAGCATCTGGTCGCGGACGGCAGCGCGGAATGCAGCCCGCGCTACGGGCAGGTGGGGCGCCCGGAGCTTCACTACCGCTGGCGGGGATGA